The Streptomyces sp. NBC_00286 nucleotide sequence GGCGCCGGGACCATGGCCGGGCGGCTGCGCCAGGCAGGCGCCGCCTCGGCCGCGAGTTCGGACGGCATCTTCAGCAACGTAGCCAACTTCAACGGTACGAACGGCGAGATCGCGTACGTCCGGCAGACCCTGGACGCGCTCGGCGGCCCCGCGAGCCTCGGCGCCGTCATCGACACCAGCCGCAATGGTGGCCGCACCCCGCCCCCCGGCGAGTGGTGCGATCCGGCGGGCCTCAAGCTGGGCCGGGCGCCGACCCTGAACACCGGAGAGGCCCGGATCGACGGCTACCTGTGGATCAAGCTGCCGGGCGAGTCCGATGGCTGCCAGGCCGCGCCGGGGACCTTCGCACCGGACTACGCCTACGACTTGGCGCGCTGAACCGGCTCGTGTGAAGCGACCTCGGCACTCTGCCGGGCGCCGCCGCGCAGCACGCCGGCGAACGCGGCGAGCCCGAAGGTCAGGGCCGTCACCAGGCCGAAGGACACCACCAGGCTGGTCGCGTCCGCGATCGTGCCGATCGCGGACGGGGCGATCAGGCCCGAGGTGTACGTGATGGTGGCGACGCCCGCGATGGCCTGGGCCGGGTTGGGCCCGCTGCGTCCGGCCGCCGCGAAGCAGAGCGGGACGACGACGGCGATACCGAGGCCGAGCAGCGCGAAGCCGCTCATCGCCACCACCGCGTTCTCGGCCACCACGACGAGCAGTCCGCCGAGGGTCGCGAGGACGCCGCCGACGCGTACGGTGCGGACCGGGCCGAAGCGGTCGATCACCCTGTCACCCGCGATGCGCGCGAGCGCCATGGTGAGCGTGAAGCCGGTAGTGGACGCCGCCGCGACCCCCGCCGAACTGCCCAGCACATCCCGCAGGTAAACCGCCGACCAGTCCAGGCTCGCCCCTTCCGCGAACACCGCGCAGAACCCCACCGCGCCGATGAGCAGCGCGGACCTGGGCGGCAGCGCGAACCGCGGCGGCGCCTCCTCGTCCTCCGTGGGCCGCAGATCCAGTACGCCCTGACAGGCGGCCACACCGATCAGGGTGAGCGCCACGGCCGCCAGCGCGTGATGGAGGCGGGCGTCCGAGCCCAGGTGGGCGGCGAGGGTGCCCGCCGCCGAGCCGATCAGGGCGCCCGCGCTCCACCAGCCGTGCAGGCCGGACATGATCGACTTGTCGAGCCGGGTCTCGACCTCGACGCCCAGCGCGTTCATCGCCACATCGGCCATGCCCGCGGTGGCGCCGTACACGAAGAGCGCCACGCAGAGCGTGAGCAGGTTCGGCGCGAGCGAGGGGAGCACCAAGGCCAGCGTCCATAGCGCGAGCAGTCCGCGCAGGGCCGCACGGGCACCGAAGCGATGGCTGATCCCGCTGGCCAGCGGCATCGCCACGGAGGCGCCGATCGCGGGGAACGCGAGCGCCAGGCCCAGCTGGCCCGCGCTCACCGAGGCGTGGTCCTGGATCCACGGAACGCGGGTCGCGAACGAGCCCGTCACGGCGCCGTGTACGGCGAAGACCGTCGCCACGGCGTACCGGGCGCGCCTCAACTCGCTTTTGTCGTAGACCACTTCACTCACGTCTCCGGGCCCTCCCTCGCGCCTGGCCGCTCTGCCGATCCGCCGACGTAAACTATCAGGGTCCCTGCCTGATAGATAGCGGATATCGGGCCCTGGTCGCCTCGCCCCTCCAATCTGGAAGGATCCCGGCATGCCCGCATCTCCGAGTACCGCCCGGGCCATCAATGACCGGCTCGCCCTGCGGCTGCTGCAGGAAGGTCCTTTGACGGCAGGGCAGTTGAAGCAGCTCACCGGACTGTCCCGGCCCACGGTCGCCGACCTGGTGGAACGCCTCGCGGCCGCCGGGCTGATCGCGGTCGTAGGAGAGGCGGGGGAGCAGCGACGTGGCCCGAACGCCCGGCTGTACGGGATCGTCGCCGATCTCGCGCAACTGGCCGCGGTGGACGTACGTACCGAAGGTGTGTCCGTGGTCGTCACGGATCTGCTGGGCTCGGTGCTGGCCGAGGCCTCGGTGCCGATCGGGGACGAGGCGGGCACCGGGTCCGCCGTCGAGCAGGCGGTCACCCTGGTCGAACGTACGGCCAAGGAGGCAGGGGCCGACAAGCTGCACACGGTGGGGATCGGTGCGCCCGGCCTCATCGACCCCGCCACCGGTGAACTCCGCGATTCCTCCGGACTGCCCGAGTGGCACCGGCGCCTCGTCGCCGCCCTCGACGACCGGCTCGCGGCCCGCGTCCTCATCGAGAACGAGACGAACCTCGCGGCCCTGGCAGAACAGCGCGCCGGCTCCGCCCGCGACCGGGACACCTTCGTCCTCCTCTGGCTCGGGCACGACATCGGCGCCGCCGTGGTCCTCGACGGCACCCTGCGCAGGGGCGCCTCCGGCGGCACCGGCGAGATCGGCTTCCTCCCGGTCCCGGGAACCGCGGGGCTGCCGTCGGCGACGGACTGCGGCGGCGGCTTCCACTCCCTCGCGGGGGCGGCGGCCATCGTCGAACTCGCCGAGCGGTACGGGGTGGTGGCGCCCCCATCGCCTCACGAGCCGCAAGCGGCGGCCCTGGTGCGGGCGGCGGCCGGTGCTGTGCCGGCGAGTGCCGCGGCGGGCCAGTTCCTCGACGTGCTCGCCGATCGTGTGGCCATAGGCACCGCCTCCGTGATCGCCGTGCTGGACCCGGGTTGTGTGGTGCTCGCGGGGGAGATCGGGCAGGCGGGTGGCGAGACGCTCGCGGGCCGGGTCCAGGAGCGGCTCACGCGGATGTCACCGCTGCCCACCGAGGTGCGGGCCAGCTCGCTGGGCGGCGGGGCGGTGCTCCGCGGGGCGTTGCTGATGGCGCGGGAGGGCGCGCAGGACGAGCTGTTCACGCCGTGAGGCTTCCGGGCAGAGACCCGGCGGCGGGGCAAGGGCCTCCGTCACCGCCGCCGGGTCGCTCTTGGGGGCGGATCGGTGAACGCAGACCCTAAGAGGACTCAAACAGTGCGTCAATAGGTATGGACCAATAGTAAGGCGCCGTGCCCGTGCGGAAGTTGGGCCGTCATGAGTGTGGCGTGAAGTCCATCGAGATGGTCTGTGAGTCACCCCACAGGAATCGGGTCCGTAGGCATCGATCAGGCGTGGCACACTGGCTCTGTACCAGAAGCAGCGCACTCCGGGGTCGGTGAAACTCCGAACCGGCGGTTAAAGTCCGCGACCCGGTCGCTTCCAGCGGCCGGTTGACCAGGTGAAATTCCTGGACCGACGGTTAAAGTCCGGATGGGAGGCAGTGCGCGGCGGGCGGGCATTCGTGCGCGTCGCCGTCTGTTTCGACGTGTCCCAGGACACGTCTCATTCGGCGTCGTTCCCGGTGTCGTCGTCCGTTCATATCTGTCGTCATCGACAGGCCCCGGAGTCCGTGCCCGAAGAGGCAGGAGGACCCGGGAAGTGTTCACCGGAATCGTCGAAGAGCTGGGCGAGGTCACGTCCGTCGAGAATCTTGACGACGCCTCCCGCTTCCGACTGCGTGGACCTGTCGTCACCGAAGGCGCGCGCCACGGTGACTCCATCGCCGTCAACGGCGTATGCCTCACGGTCGTCGACCACGAAGGCGACGAGTTCACCGCCGACGTGATGGCGGAGACCCTGAACCGCTCCAGCCTCGGCGCCCTCACCGTCGGCTCCCGCGTCAACCTCGAACGCCCCATGGCCGTCGGCGAACGACTCGGCGGGCACATCGTGCAGGGCCATGTGGACGGCACGGGCGAGATCATCGAGCGCAAGCCGTCCGACAACTGGGAGATCGTGAAGATCTCGCTCCCCGAGGACCTCCAGCGTTACGTCGTCGAGAAGGGCTCCATCACCGTCGACGGCATCAGCCTGACCGTCGTCGACGCCGGCCCCGACTACTTCACCATCAGCCTCATCCCCACGACCCTCGCCCTGACCACGCTCGGCCTCAAGCAGCCCGGCGACCCGGTCAACCTCGAGGTCGACGTCATCGCCAAGTACGTCGAGCGGCTGCTCGGCAGCCAGGGGGCCGGGCGGTGAACTGGCTGAACTCCGAGGCCTTCACGGTCTTCGGACAGCACATCAAGTGGGCGGACATGATGGGCAACACCATCGGTCTGATCGCCCTCGCCCTCGGCTGGCGACGCTCCCTGTGGACCTGGCCCGCCCAGTTCCTGGCCGGCGCCATCCTCCTCACGGCCTTCGCCACCGCCCACCTCTCCGGCAGCGCGGGCAAGCAGGTGATCGTCATGGCCGTCGCCGCCTGGGGCTTCTGGCAGTGGAACCGCGGCGAGCGGAAGGCGCAGGACGGCTCGGTCGCCGTACGGTTCGCCACCTGGCGCGAGCGGGGCTACCTGGCCGGCGCCGCCGCGCTCGGCACCCTCGCGGTCGGCGGGCTCTTCACCGCGTACCCGACCCTCTCCTGGGACCCCTGGCCGGACGCGTACATCTTCGTCGGCACGATCGTCGCCATGTACGCCCAGGCGCGCGGCATGGTCGAGTTCTGGTTCGCCTGGCTGCTCGTCGACCTGGTGGGCGTGCCCCTCAACTTCGCCAACGGCTTCGCCTTCTCCGGCTTCGTCTACATCATCTACGGCGCACTCGTCCTGTGGGGCATGCGCGACTGGTGGCTGCGCTCGCGGCAGAGCGCGCAGCCCGTCCTGGAAGGAGCCCCCGCATGACTGCGGCACCCATCCTGTACAGCACCGAAGGCTTCGAGGACCTCAGCCTCGACCCCATCGAGCAGGCCATCGCCGACATAGCGGCGGGCCGACCGGTCGTGGTCGTCGACGACGAGGACCGGGAGAACGAGGGCGACCTCGTCATCGCCGCCGAGAAGGTGACCCCCGAGATCATCGCCTTCATGATGAGCGAGTGCCGGGGCATGATCTGCGCGCCGATGGAGGGCGACGAACTCGACCGGCTCGAACTGCCGCAGATGGTGCAGCACAACACCGAGTCGATGCGCACCGCCTTCACGGTCACCGTCGATGCCACCCCCGCGCACGGCGTCACCACGGGCATCTCCGCCTCCGACCGCGCCACCACACTCCAGCTGCTGGCGAGCGGTACGGCGCAGGCCGGTGACTTCGTCCGCCCCGGCCACATCTTCCCGCTGCGCGCCAAGCCCGGCGGCGTCCTCGCCCGCAACGGCCACACCGAGGCCGCCGTCGACCTGGCCCGGCTCGCGGGCCTGCGCCCGGCCGGCGCCATCGTCGAGATCGCCGGCGAGGACGGCCAGATGCTGCGCCTGCCCGAGCTGATCCCCTTCGCCCGCAAGCACGGCCTGACCATCATCTCCATCGAGGACCTCATCGCCTACCGCCAGAGCTCCGAGCCCACCGTCCGCCGCGAAGCACAGACCCAGCTCCCCACCGCCTACGGCGAGTTCACGGCATACGGCTACCGCTCCACCGTCGACGGCGTCGAGCACGTCGCCCTCGTCCACGGCGAAATCGGCGAGGGCGAGGACGTACTCGTCCGCGTCCACTCCGAGTGCCTCACCGGCGACATCTTCCACTCGCTGCGCTGCGACTGCGGCCCCCAGCTGGAGGCCTCCCTGGAGCGCATCCACGCCGAGGGCAGGGGAGTGGTGGTGTATCTGCGCGGGCATGAAGGGCGCGGCATCGGGCTGCTGTCCAAGCTGCGGGCGTACGAGCTTCAGGAGCGCGGTCGCGACACACTCGACGCCAACCTGGAGCTGGGCCTGCCCGCGGACGCCCGGGACTACGGCGCGGGCGCGCAGATCCTCGAGGATCTCGGCGTGCACAGCGTGCGGCTGATGACCAACAACCCCGACAAGACCGACGCCCTCGTCCGCCATGGCCTCAAGGTCACCGACCGCGAGCCGATGCCCGTGAAGGCGGGCGAGCACAACCTCCGCTACCTGCGCACCAAGCGGGACCGGATGGGGCACGACCTGCCCTGGCTGGACACGACCACCGTGTCCCCCTGCGGCAACCAGTAAGAGATCACTCAAGGAGACACGTGAGCGGCAAGGGTGCACCTGAACTGTCCGTACGCAACTGCGGCGACCTGCGCGTCGCGGTGATCGCGGCACAGTGGCACGAAAAGGTGATGGAAGGCCTCGTCGACGGCGCCCTGCGCGCCCTGCGCGAGTTGGGCATCGACGAGCCGACCGTCCTGCGCGTCCCCGGCAGCTTCGAGCTGCCGGTCGTCGCCAAGGTTCTCGCGGGCCGGGGCTACGACGCGATCGTCGCCCTGGGCGTCGTCATCCGCGGCGGCACCCCCCACTTCGAGTACGTGTGCCAGGGCGTCACCCAGGGCCTCACCCAGGTCTCCGTGGACACCGGCGTCCCCATCGGCTTCGGCGTGCTGACCTGCGACACCGAGGAACAGGCCCTCGACCGCGCGGGCATCGCGGGCTCCAGCGAGGACAAGGGACACGAGGCGGTGACGGCCGCCGTCGCGACCGCGGCCACACTGCGCTCAGTATCCGAACCCTGGCGCTGAGGAACGGGCGGCTGCGCGTAAAGTGGGCGCCACCATGTCCAAGAAGACGTTCGAGGAGCTCTTCACCGAGCTCCAGCACAAGGCCGCCAACGGCGACCCCGCCACCTCCCGCACCGCCGAGCTGGTCGGCAAGGGCGTCCATGCCATCGGCAAGAAGGTCGTCGAAGAGGCCGCCGAGGTCTGGATGGCCGCCGAGTACGAGGGCAAGGAAGCGGCCGCCGAGGAGATCTCGCAGCTGCTCTACCACGTCCAGGTGATGATGGTCGCCCGCGGCATCTCCCTGGACGACGTGTACGCCCACCTCTGAGCCGTCACGCCGTACAG carries:
- the ribH gene encoding 6,7-dimethyl-8-ribityllumazine synthase codes for the protein MSGKGAPELSVRNCGDLRVAVIAAQWHEKVMEGLVDGALRALRELGIDEPTVLRVPGSFELPVVAKVLAGRGYDAIVALGVVIRGGTPHFEYVCQGVTQGLTQVSVDTGVPIGFGVLTCDTEEQALDRAGIAGSSEDKGHEAVTAAVATAATLRSVSEPWR
- a CDS encoding nicotinamide mononucleotide transporter family protein gives rise to the protein MNWLNSEAFTVFGQHIKWADMMGNTIGLIALALGWRRSLWTWPAQFLAGAILLTAFATAHLSGSAGKQVIVMAVAAWGFWQWNRGERKAQDGSVAVRFATWRERGYLAGAAALGTLAVGGLFTAYPTLSWDPWPDAYIFVGTIVAMYAQARGMVEFWFAWLLVDLVGVPLNFANGFAFSGFVYIIYGALVLWGMRDWWLRSRQSAQPVLEGAPA
- a CDS encoding bifunctional 3,4-dihydroxy-2-butanone-4-phosphate synthase/GTP cyclohydrolase II, whose amino-acid sequence is MTAAPILYSTEGFEDLSLDPIEQAIADIAAGRPVVVVDDEDRENEGDLVIAAEKVTPEIIAFMMSECRGMICAPMEGDELDRLELPQMVQHNTESMRTAFTVTVDATPAHGVTTGISASDRATTLQLLASGTAQAGDFVRPGHIFPLRAKPGGVLARNGHTEAAVDLARLAGLRPAGAIVEIAGEDGQMLRLPELIPFARKHGLTIISIEDLIAYRQSSEPTVRREAQTQLPTAYGEFTAYGYRSTVDGVEHVALVHGEIGEGEDVLVRVHSECLTGDIFHSLRCDCGPQLEASLERIHAEGRGVVVYLRGHEGRGIGLLSKLRAYELQERGRDTLDANLELGLPADARDYGAGAQILEDLGVHSVRLMTNNPDKTDALVRHGLKVTDREPMPVKAGEHNLRYLRTKRDRMGHDLPWLDTTTVSPCGNQ
- a CDS encoding ROK family transcriptional regulator — protein: MPASPSTARAINDRLALRLLQEGPLTAGQLKQLTGLSRPTVADLVERLAAAGLIAVVGEAGEQRRGPNARLYGIVADLAQLAAVDVRTEGVSVVVTDLLGSVLAEASVPIGDEAGTGSAVEQAVTLVERTAKEAGADKLHTVGIGAPGLIDPATGELRDSSGLPEWHRRLVAALDDRLAARVLIENETNLAALAEQRAGSARDRDTFVLLWLGHDIGAAVVLDGTLRRGASGGTGEIGFLPVPGTAGLPSATDCGGGFHSLAGAAAIVELAERYGVVAPPSPHEPQAAALVRAAAGAVPASAAAGQFLDVLADRVAIGTASVIAVLDPGCVVLAGEIGQAGGETLAGRVQERLTRMSPLPTEVRASSLGGGAVLRGALLMAREGAQDELFTP
- a CDS encoding riboflavin synthase: MFTGIVEELGEVTSVENLDDASRFRLRGPVVTEGARHGDSIAVNGVCLTVVDHEGDEFTADVMAETLNRSSLGALTVGSRVNLERPMAVGERLGGHIVQGHVDGTGEIIERKPSDNWEIVKISLPEDLQRYVVEKGSITVDGISLTVVDAGPDYFTISLIPTTLALTTLGLKQPGDPVNLEVDVIAKYVERLLGSQGAGR
- a CDS encoding phosphoribosyl-ATP diphosphatase, whose translation is MSKKTFEELFTELQHKAANGDPATSRTAELVGKGVHAIGKKVVEEAAEVWMAAEYEGKEAAAEEISQLLYHVQVMMVARGISLDDVYAHL
- a CDS encoding MFS transporter, with product MSEVVYDKSELRRARYAVATVFAVHGAVTGSFATRVPWIQDHASVSAGQLGLALAFPAIGASVAMPLASGISHRFGARAALRGLLALWTLALVLPSLAPNLLTLCVALFVYGATAGMADVAMNALGVEVETRLDKSIMSGLHGWWSAGALIGSAAGTLAAHLGSDARLHHALAAVALTLIGVAACQGVLDLRPTEDEEAPPRFALPPRSALLIGAVGFCAVFAEGASLDWSAVYLRDVLGSSAGVAAASTTGFTLTMALARIAGDRVIDRFGPVRTVRVGGVLATLGGLLVVVAENAVVAMSGFALLGLGIAVVVPLCFAAAGRSGPNPAQAIAGVATITYTSGLIAPSAIGTIADATSLVVSFGLVTALTFGLAAFAGVLRGGARQSAEVASHEPVQRAKS